From a single Sphingomonas sp. IW22 genomic region:
- a CDS encoding acyl-CoA dehydrogenase, whose product MSFTPATAEQRFVLTHIAGIDALADSQRFAHATSDMVEAVLDGAGAFAAGEWAPLDRAGDTVGARWTDGGVVMPDGFRAAYQAYVDGGWGTIGAPADHGGQAMPFAIASAVLETLGTANMGLALCPTLTVGAIEALMHHGSPEQQATWLPHLSSGAWTGTMNLTEPQAGSDVGALRTRAEPLGDGQWSITGTKIYISFGDHDLTDQIVHLVLARTPGAPSGTRGLSLFLVPKYRLSGDGTPGAANDIRVVSIEHKMGLHASPTCVLSFGDEGQCRGELIGHEGGGIAAMFTMMNNARLNVGLQGVQVAERATQRAVAYARERVQGARGGQPVAIIEHADVRRMLMRMKAQTQAARALVYLAAGNVDRAALGDGDARKRVDLLTPLAKAHGTDLGNEVASLGIQVHGGMGYIEETGAAQHFRDARITPIYEGTNGIQAADLVGRKLGLDNGGVFLSHIADIRADARDAGLVALIDTCEDVGRQLMTADADDRLAASYPFLTMLSVATCGWLMERQGRIAAEADGDADFLAQKQAVARFYVEQIVPEAMGLKAAATARADALYAIPAAAFAA is encoded by the coding sequence ATGAGCTTCACCCCCGCCACCGCCGAACAGCGTTTCGTGCTGACCCATATCGCCGGCATCGACGCGCTGGCGGACAGCCAACGCTTTGCCCATGCCACCTCGGACATGGTGGAGGCGGTGCTGGACGGCGCGGGCGCCTTTGCCGCGGGCGAATGGGCGCCGCTGGACCGCGCGGGCGATACCGTCGGCGCGCGCTGGACCGACGGTGGCGTGGTGATGCCCGATGGCTTCCGCGCCGCCTATCAGGCCTATGTCGATGGCGGCTGGGGCACGATCGGCGCGCCTGCGGATCATGGCGGACAGGCGATGCCCTTTGCCATTGCCAGCGCGGTGCTGGAAACGTTGGGCACCGCCAATATGGGGCTGGCGCTGTGCCCGACGCTGACCGTCGGCGCGATCGAGGCGCTGATGCATCACGGCTCCCCCGAACAGCAGGCGACGTGGCTGCCGCATCTGTCGAGCGGTGCGTGGACGGGCACGATGAACCTGACCGAACCGCAGGCGGGCAGCGACGTGGGCGCACTTCGCACCCGCGCCGAACCGCTGGGCGACGGTCAGTGGTCGATCACCGGTACCAAGATCTATATCAGCTTTGGTGACCATGACCTGACCGACCAGATCGTGCATCTGGTGCTGGCCCGCACGCCCGGCGCGCCCTCGGGCACCCGGGGTCTGAGCCTGTTCCTTGTCCCGAAATATCGCCTGTCGGGCGATGGCACGCCGGGTGCGGCCAACGATATTCGCGTCGTGTCGATCGAACACAAGATGGGACTGCATGCCTCCCCCACCTGTGTCCTGTCGTTCGGGGACGAGGGGCAGTGCCGGGGCGAGCTGATCGGGCATGAGGGCGGCGGCATCGCTGCGATGTTCACGATGATGAACAATGCGCGCCTGAATGTCGGGCTTCAGGGCGTACAGGTGGCCGAACGCGCGACGCAGCGCGCCGTCGCCTATGCCCGCGAACGCGTGCAGGGCGCGCGCGGCGGACAGCCTGTGGCGATCATCGAGCATGCCGATGTGCGCCGCATGTTGATGCGGATGAAGGCGCAGACCCAGGCCGCGCGCGCGCTGGTCTATCTGGCGGCGGGCAATGTCGACCGGGCGGCGCTGGGCGACGGCGATGCGCGCAAGCGGGTCGACCTGCTGACCCCGCTGGCCAAGGCGCATGGCACCGACCTTGGCAACGAAGTCGCCAGCCTGGGCATCCAGGTGCATGGCGGCATGGGCTATATCGAGGAAACCGGCGCCGCCCAGCATTTCCGCGACGCGCGCATCACCCCGATTTACGAGGGCACCAACGGCATTCAGGCCGCCGATCTGGTCGGCCGCAAGCTGGGCCTCGACAATGGCGGTGTGTTCCTGTCGCACATCGCCGACATCCGCGCCGACGCCCGCGACGCCGGGCTGGTCGCGCTGATCGACACGTGCGAGGATGTCGGGCGGCAGCTGATGACCGCCGATGCCGACGATCGGCTGGCGGCGTCCTATCCCTTCCTCACCATGTTGTCGGTCGCGACCTGTGGCTGGCTGATGGAGCGACAGGGCCGCATCGCGGCTGAGGCCGATGGCGATGCCGATTTCCTGGCCCAGAAACAGGCGGTCGCCCGCTTCTATGTCGAACAGATCGTGCCGGAGGCGATGGGGCTCAAAGCTGCGGCGACGGCGCGCGCGGACGCGCTTTACGCAATTCCGGCAGCGGCGTTCGCGGCCTGA
- a CDS encoding dicarboxylate/amino acid:cation symporter, whose amino-acid sequence MRILLALIVGITAGILLAATRPDAALAGTAVAQPIGTMWLNALRMTIVPLVVALLVTGVAATARAARASRLAGRAILVFMICLWTSSALGALFTLTLLDLFPLGAQAGAALKASFASAAPAGEVPPFSEFLVAMVPTNPVSAAAEDAFLPLIVFTTTFAFALTRLPAEPRELLTRFFQAVADAMLVMIGWVLWLAPLGVFALAYVVGAKAGTAAFGALLHYVAVVAGTGILIWLLAYPTARFAGRVSLSHFLRATSPAQAVAISTQSSLASLPAMLRGAEALKLPIAASGVVLPLAVAIFRFTGPAMNISVALYVAHVFGMQLGPEQVAIGIAAAAITTLGAVSLPGTISFVSSIAPIALAMGVPIEPLALLVAVETLPDIIRTLGNVTMDVAVTSVVTRGQTEGLGENEADALLRD is encoded by the coding sequence ATGCGAATCCTGTTGGCGCTGATTGTCGGGATTACCGCGGGTATCCTGCTGGCAGCCACCCGGCCCGATGCGGCCCTGGCCGGAACGGCCGTTGCACAGCCCATCGGAACGATGTGGCTGAACGCGCTGCGCATGACGATCGTGCCGCTGGTGGTTGCGCTGCTGGTCACGGGCGTTGCCGCAACGGCACGCGCGGCGCGTGCCAGCCGGCTGGCGGGGCGGGCGATCCTGGTCTTCATGATCTGTCTGTGGACATCGTCTGCGCTGGGCGCGCTGTTCACGCTGACGCTGCTGGACCTGTTCCCGCTGGGCGCACAGGCCGGGGCGGCGCTGAAGGCCAGCTTCGCCAGCGCGGCACCGGCGGGCGAAGTGCCGCCCTTTTCCGAATTCCTGGTCGCGATGGTGCCGACCAACCCGGTATCGGCAGCGGCGGAGGACGCGTTTCTGCCGCTGATCGTGTTCACCACCACCTTTGCCTTTGCCCTGACCCGCCTGCCCGCCGAGCCGCGCGAATTGCTGACCCGCTTTTTCCAGGCCGTGGCCGACGCAATGCTGGTGATGATCGGCTGGGTGCTGTGGCTGGCGCCGCTGGGCGTGTTTGCGCTGGCCTATGTCGTCGGGGCAAAGGCGGGGACGGCGGCGTTCGGGGCGCTGCTGCACTATGTCGCGGTGGTGGCTGGCACCGGCATCCTGATCTGGTTGCTGGCCTATCCGACCGCGCGCTTTGCCGGTCGCGTCAGCCTGTCCCATTTCCTGCGCGCCACGTCACCGGCACAGGCGGTGGCGATCAGCACCCAGTCCAGCCTCGCTTCCCTGCCCGCCATGCTGCGCGGCGCAGAGGCGCTGAAGCTGCCGATCGCCGCGTCGGGCGTCGTGTTGCCGCTGGCGGTCGCGATCTTTCGCTTTACCGGCCCGGCGATGAATATCTCGGTCGCGCTGTATGTCGCGCATGTGTTCGGGATGCAGCTCGGCCCGGAACAGGTGGCGATCGGCATCGCCGCCGCCGCCATCACGACGCTGGGCGCGGTCAGCCTGCCGGGCACGATCAGCTTCGTCTCCTCGATCGCGCCGATCGCGCTGGCAATGGGCGTGCCGATCGAGCCGCTGGCGCTGCTGGTGGCGGTGGAAACGCTGCCCGACATCATCCGCACGCTTGGCAATGTCACCATGGACGTCGCCGTGACCAGCGTAGTGACGCGCGGCCAGACCGAGGGGCTGGGCGAGAACGAAGCAGACGCGCTGCTGCGCGACTGA
- a CDS encoding L-threonylcarbamoyladenylate synthase — MSHPNPPLVTRTLRYGDAGALDEAARVIAGGGCVAVPTETVYGLAADATDSRAVAGIYAAKGRPSFNPLIVHVPDLSAARAIAHVDAAAEALAARWWPGPLTMVLPLRADAGIAALVTAGLDTVAVRVPAHRAMQALLAASGRPLAAPSANTSGSISPTRADHVAVSLGGRIPLILDDGATPAGIESTIVDVARGLVLRPGPVDRAALGLARAVDDGTITAPGQLSSHYAPGKPVRLNALAANPGEWLIGFGPVAGDDTLSASGDPVEAAARLFDALHRADAGDARAIAVAPVPIDGLGEAINDRLARAAA, encoded by the coding sequence GTGTCGCATCCAAACCCGCCCCTGGTCACCCGCACCTTACGCTACGGCGATGCGGGCGCGCTGGACGAAGCCGCGCGCGTGATCGCCGGCGGCGGTTGCGTCGCGGTGCCGACGGAGACGGTTTACGGCCTTGCCGCCGACGCGACCGATTCGCGCGCAGTGGCGGGCATCTATGCGGCCAAGGGTCGGCCCAGCTTCAATCCGCTGATCGTGCATGTCCCCGACCTGTCCGCCGCGCGTGCCATCGCGCATGTCGATGCGGCGGCGGAGGCGCTGGCCGCGCGCTGGTGGCCGGGACCGCTGACCATGGTGCTGCCGCTGCGTGCCGATGCGGGGATTGCCGCACTGGTGACGGCGGGGCTGGATACGGTTGCGGTGCGCGTGCCCGCTCACCGCGCGATGCAGGCGCTGTTGGCGGCCAGCGGGCGACCGCTGGCGGCGCCGTCGGCCAATACCAGCGGGTCGATCAGCCCGACGCGCGCCGATCATGTCGCGGTAAGCCTTGGCGGGCGCATCCCGCTGATCCTCGACGACGGGGCGACCCCGGCGGGCATTGAATCGACGATCGTCGACGTGGCGCGGGGTCTGGTGTTGCGGCCGGGGCCGGTCGACCGGGCGGCGCTGGGTCTGGCGCGCGCGGTGGATGACGGGACGATCACCGCGCCGGGGCAATTGTCCAGCCATTATGCGCCGGGCAAGCCGGTGCGCCTGAACGCGCTTGCCGCCAATCCGGGCGAATGGTTGATCGGTTTCGGGCCAGTGGCGGGCGACGACACGCTGTCCGCCAGTGGCGACCCGGTAGAGGCGGCGGCGCGGCTGTTCGACGCGCTGCACCGCGCCGATGCCGGTGACGCCCGCGCCATCGCCGTCGCACCCGTGCCGATCGACGGCCTGGGCGAAGCGATCAACGACCGGCTGGCGCGCGCCGCCGCCTGA
- a CDS encoding GntR family transcriptional regulator, translated as MTAIEHEDSPVYMRLRATIAAAILRGEYRAGDQLPSVRALAADVGANPLTVAKAYQTFQDDGYVEVRRGVGMFVLPGAAEALRVAERDRFLNGYWPKVRDHIALLGLTPDELFERERA; from the coding sequence ATGACAGCGATCGAGCATGAGGATTCGCCCGTTTACATGCGCCTTCGCGCCACGATCGCGGCGGCGATCCTGCGCGGCGAGTATCGTGCGGGCGACCAGTTGCCGTCGGTCCGCGCGCTTGCGGCCGATGTGGGCGCAAACCCGCTGACCGTCGCCAAGGCGTATCAGACGTTTCAGGACGACGGCTATGTCGAGGTGCGGCGCGGGGTGGGCATGTTCGTGCTGCCCGGGGCGGCAGAGGCGCTGCGCGTGGCGGAGCGCGACCGTTTCCTGAACGGTTATTGGCCCAAGGTGCGCGACCATATCGCACTCCTTGGGCTGACCCCGGACGAATTGTTCGAACGCGAGCGCGCCTGA